In Afifella aestuarii, a genomic segment contains:
- a CDS encoding PIN domain-containing protein, which yields MISTFTALIDANVFYGARLRSLVLFVAQTKLFRARWTDAVHDEWIRNLISNRPDLKPEDLARTRAAMNAAVPDCLVEGYEPLIAGIELPDPDDRHVVAAAIMTRADVIVTFNEKDFPAAILEGFRLEAKHPDRFLMDVFGLAPSLFIDAVRADFAHYADPPLDYGDYLESLSRAGIPRLAEMLKAYDVLMPSSGNGG from the coding sequence ACGCCAATGTGTTCTATGGTGCGCGGCTGCGGAGCCTCGTGCTTTTTGTCGCCCAAACCAAGCTGTTCCGCGCCAGGTGGACGGATGCAGTTCACGATGAGTGGATCCGCAATCTGATCAGCAACCGGCCCGATCTGAAGCCGGAAGACCTTGCCCGCACCCGTGCGGCGATGAATGCGGCCGTGCCAGATTGTCTCGTGGAAGGATATGAGCCGCTTATTGCCGGCATCGAGCTGCCGGATCCCGACGACAGGCATGTGGTGGCAGCAGCGATCATGACGCGGGCCGATGTCATCGTCACGTTCAACGAGAAGGATTTTCCGGCCGCGATCCTGGAGGGTTTTCGGCTCGAGGCGAAGCACCCCGATCGATTCCTGATGGACGTCTTCGGCCTCGCCCCGAGCCTTTTTATCGATGCGGTGCGGGCGGATTTTGCGCACTACGCCGATCCGCCGCTTGATTACGGGGATTATCTCGAAAGCCTTTCGAGGGCGGGCATCCCGCGTCTCGCCGAGATGCTCAAAGCCTATGACGTCCTGATGCCGTCGAGCGGAAACGGGGGCTGA
- a CDS encoding GFA family protein, producing the protein METFTGETFTGGCLCGEVRFVATGRPYRVGLCHCLDCRKHHGAVFHASAIFPDNAVTVTGTPADYRGRYFCARCGSSVFARSGDEVEIHLGALDEPDQFVPTYESWTVRRESWLPAFPMRHRYAHDRDPSSRFED; encoded by the coding sequence ATGGAGACATTCACCGGGGAGACATTCACCGGCGGGTGCCTGTGCGGGGAGGTGCGGTTCGTCGCGACGGGCCGGCCCTACCGCGTCGGGCTTTGCCATTGCCTCGATTGCCGCAAGCATCACGGGGCGGTCTTTCACGCCTCGGCGATCTTTCCTGACAATGCGGTGACAGTCACCGGCACGCCTGCCGATTATCGCGGGCGATATTTCTGCGCCCGGTGCGGCTCCTCGGTGTTTGCCCGCAGCGGCGACGAGGTGGAGATCCATCTCGGCGCGCTCGACGAGCCGGATCAGTTCGTCCCGACCTATGAAAGCTGGACAGTGCGGCGGGAATCCTGGCTCCCGGCGTTTCCGATGCGCCATCGCTATGCCCACGACCGGGATCCGTCGAGCCGCTTTGAGGACTGA